Proteins found in one Amycolatopsis aidingensis genomic segment:
- a CDS encoding CHAD domain-containing protein yields MSTDSTPEAPSVTPAELGLPDQPASAGPQDSPAAHVRAKVDAQLRALLRYEPGTRSGVDPEDLHQMRVALRRMRSVLKLSGQQLGPDAERVRGELGWLGGALGEVRDFDVLIEHLREVVRDFDEQDQPAAEELIGVFAGQRGRAKGKLTRALNSKRYQQLLRDTAALATGSAGVPDGEQAKEVQLPKGTALVGSLRKPYRRFRKAVRALPADPPDDELHELRIHGKRLRYAAELARPAAGKKDAKRIKKLIGATKELQTVLGEHQDAVVAAERVRALVDTHEGGVAFIAGRIVERELARRAEARQSWRGIVKDIDSAARDLL; encoded by the coding sequence GTGAGCACCGACTCGACACCCGAGGCTCCGTCGGTCACCCCGGCCGAGCTCGGCCTGCCGGACCAGCCCGCGAGCGCGGGGCCGCAGGACTCCCCCGCCGCGCACGTCCGCGCGAAGGTGGACGCGCAGCTGCGGGCGCTGCTGCGGTACGAACCGGGCACCAGATCCGGCGTGGACCCGGAGGACCTGCACCAGATGCGGGTGGCGCTGCGCCGGATGCGCAGCGTGCTGAAGCTGTCCGGGCAGCAGCTGGGGCCGGATGCCGAGCGGGTGCGTGGCGAACTCGGCTGGCTCGGCGGTGCGCTGGGCGAGGTACGCGACTTCGACGTGCTGATCGAGCACCTGCGCGAGGTGGTGCGGGACTTCGATGAGCAGGACCAGCCCGCGGCCGAGGAGCTGATCGGGGTGTTCGCCGGCCAGCGCGGCCGGGCGAAAGGCAAGCTGACCAGGGCGTTGAACAGCAAGCGCTACCAGCAGCTGCTGCGGGACACCGCGGCGCTGGCGACCGGTTCCGCCGGGGTGCCGGATGGCGAGCAGGCGAAGGAAGTCCAGCTGCCCAAGGGCACCGCGCTGGTCGGCTCGCTGCGCAAGCCCTACCGGCGGTTCCGCAAGGCGGTCCGGGCACTGCCCGCCGACCCGCCGGATGACGAGCTGCACGAGCTGCGCATCCACGGCAAGCGTTTGCGGTACGCGGCCGAGCTGGCCCGGCCCGCGGCGGGCAAGAAGGATGCCAAGCGGATCAAGAAGCTGATCGGGGCGACCAAGGAGCTGCAGACCGTGCTGGGTGAGCACCAGGACGCCGTGGTGGCCGCCGAGCGGGTCCGTGCCCTGGTGGACACGCACGAGGGCGGCGTCGCGTTCATCGCGGGCCGGATCGTGGAGCGGGAACTCGCCCGTCGCGCCGAGGCCCGGCAGTCCTGGCGCGGGATCGTCAAGGACATC
- the dapD gene encoding 2,3,4,5-tetrahydropyridine-2,6-dicarboxylate N-succinyltransferase, translating to MSEPATEHNPDPASTGAFGVGLAAVTTGGTVLDTWFPQPKLTGAGGSGGTERLSAAQATDALGEAAAALLGPDTDRGVEVVAVKVTAGSLAEPPVDAHEVYLRLHLLSHRLVRPNGQNLDGIFGLLANVVWTSHGPCPVEGFEATRLRLRSRGHVTVYGVDKFPRMVDYVTPAGVRIADADRVRLGAHLASGTTVMHEGFVNFNAGTLGASMVEGRISAGVVVGDGSDIGGGASIMGTLSGGGREVISIGERCLIGANGGAGISLGDDTVIEAGLYITAGTKVSVEGRTVKARELSGISGALFRRNSATGAVEAVPRSGTGVELNAALHAND from the coding sequence GTGAGTGAGCCCGCAACTGAGCACAATCCCGACCCGGCGAGCACCGGCGCGTTCGGCGTCGGCCTTGCCGCCGTGACCACCGGCGGCACCGTACTGGACACCTGGTTCCCGCAGCCGAAGCTGACCGGGGCAGGCGGCAGCGGCGGCACCGAGCGGCTGTCGGCCGCCCAGGCCACCGACGCCCTCGGCGAGGCGGCCGCGGCCCTGCTCGGCCCGGACACCGACCGCGGTGTCGAGGTGGTGGCGGTCAAGGTCACCGCCGGTTCGCTCGCCGAGCCGCCGGTCGACGCGCACGAGGTGTACCTGCGGCTGCACCTGCTGTCGCACCGGCTGGTGCGGCCGAACGGGCAGAACCTGGACGGGATCTTCGGCCTGCTCGCCAACGTGGTGTGGACCAGCCACGGTCCGTGCCCGGTGGAGGGCTTCGAGGCGACCAGGCTGCGGCTGCGCTCGCGCGGCCACGTCACCGTGTACGGGGTGGACAAGTTCCCCCGGATGGTGGACTACGTCACCCCGGCCGGGGTGCGCATCGCCGACGCCGACCGGGTCCGTCTCGGCGCGCACCTTGCCAGCGGTACCACCGTGATGCACGAGGGCTTCGTCAACTTCAACGCGGGCACGCTGGGCGCATCCATGGTGGAGGGCCGGATCTCGGCCGGGGTGGTGGTCGGCGACGGCAGCGACATCGGTGGCGGCGCCTCGATCATGGGCACGCTCTCCGGTGGCGGCCGCGAGGTGATCTCGATCGGTGAGCGCTGCCTGATCGGCGCGAACGGCGGCGCCGGTATCTCGCTCGGCGACGACACGGTGATCGAGGCAGGCTTGTACATCACCGCGGGCACCAAGGTCTCCGTGGAGGGCAGGACGGTGAAGGCGCGGGAGCTGTCCGGCATCTCCGGGGCGCTGTTCCGGCGCAACTCGGCCACCGGTGCGGTAGAGGCCGTGCCCCGCAGCGGAACCGGGGTCGAGCTGAACGCCGCGCTGCACGCGAATGACTGA
- the dapE gene encoding succinyl-diaminopimelate desuccinylase translates to MSTLDLHADPVEITAALVDIASVSGAEAEIADAVEAALRAQAPHLEVVRNGNAVLARTRLGLPSRVVLAGHLDTVPVNENLPLHRTGSGADEVLHGLGTVDMKAGDAVFLHLAAAVTAPRHDLTFVFYDCEEVEAARNGLGRIERELPEWLRGDLAVVGEPSNAVIEAGCQGTLRAELHCAGTRAHTARAWMGANAIHALAEPLRRLAEYRPRVVDIDGLTYREGLQAVRIAGGVAGNVVPDEAVLVVNHRFAPDRSAEQAERHVREVFDGFELSVVDVSGGAMPGLHAQAAAELVTAAGGKAAAKLGWTDVARFAALGMPAVNLGPGDPSLAHTREEHVAAAEIRAVAEVLRAFVDVRS, encoded by the coding sequence ATGAGCACCCTGGACCTGCATGCCGACCCGGTGGAGATCACCGCGGCGCTGGTGGACATCGCCAGCGTCTCCGGGGCGGAGGCGGAGATCGCCGACGCCGTCGAGGCCGCGCTGCGTGCGCAGGCGCCGCACCTCGAGGTGGTGCGCAACGGGAACGCCGTGCTCGCCCGCACCCGGCTCGGCCTGCCGTCCAGGGTGGTGCTGGCCGGGCATCTGGACACCGTGCCGGTGAACGAGAACCTGCCGTTGCACCGCACCGGTTCCGGTGCCGATGAGGTGCTGCACGGACTGGGCACGGTGGACATGAAGGCGGGGGACGCGGTGTTCCTGCACCTCGCCGCGGCCGTCACCGCGCCGCGGCACGACCTGACCTTCGTCTTCTACGACTGCGAGGAGGTCGAGGCCGCGCGCAACGGGCTCGGCCGGATCGAGCGCGAGCTGCCGGAGTGGCTGCGCGGCGACCTCGCGGTGGTGGGCGAACCGTCCAATGCGGTCATCGAGGCGGGCTGCCAGGGCACCCTGCGGGCCGAGCTGCACTGCGCTGGCACGCGGGCGCATACCGCGCGGGCCTGGATGGGCGCGAACGCGATTCATGCGCTGGCCGAACCCCTGCGCAGGCTCGCCGAGTACCGGCCGAGGGTGGTGGACATCGACGGCCTCACCTACCGCGAGGGACTGCAGGCGGTGCGGATCGCGGGCGGGGTGGCCGGCAATGTGGTGCCGGACGAGGCGGTGCTGGTGGTGAACCACCGCTTCGCGCCGGACCGCAGCGCCGAGCAGGCCGAGCGGCATGTGCGCGAGGTGTTCGACGGTTTCGAACTGTCCGTTGTGGACGTTTCGGGTGGCGCGATGCCGGGGCTGCACGCGCAGGCGGCCGCCGAGCTGGTGACCGCCGCGGGCGGGAAGGCGGCTGCCAAGCTCGGCTGGACCGATGTGGCGCGGTTCGCCGCACTGGGCATGCCGGCCGTCAACCTCGGGCCCGGCGACCCCTCCCTGGCGCACACCAGGGAGGAGCATGTGGCCGCGGCCGAGATCCGTGCGGTCGCCGAGGTGCTGCGGGCCTTTGTCGACGTGCGGTCCTGA
- a CDS encoding LOG family protein has protein sequence MTEGNTRDQVEDAEHPPERHRGPVVLRRSRRTEDSTTDQRLLDSRGPSDWVHTDPWRVLRIQAEFVEGFGALAEVPRAVTVFGSARTPREHPEYEAGRKIGAALANAGFAAITGGGPGAMEAVNRGASEAGGLSIGLGIELPFEQGMNPWVDLGVNFRYFFTRKTMFIKYAQAFICLPGGFGTLDELFEALTLVQTKKVTKFPVVLFGSSYWGGLHDWIRDTVLSEGKIGERDAALLHVTDDIDDAVQIVLEAYRAWEETH, from the coding sequence GTGACCGAGGGAAACACGCGGGACCAGGTCGAGGACGCCGAGCACCCGCCGGAACGGCACCGGGGACCGGTGGTGCTGCGCCGGTCCCGGCGGACCGAGGACAGCACCACCGATCAGCGGCTGCTCGACTCGCGCGGCCCGAGCGACTGGGTGCATACCGACCCGTGGCGGGTGCTGCGGATCCAGGCCGAGTTCGTCGAGGGTTTCGGTGCGCTGGCGGAGGTGCCGAGGGCGGTGACCGTGTTCGGCTCCGCTCGTACCCCGCGGGAGCATCCGGAGTACGAGGCGGGCCGCAAGATCGGTGCCGCGCTGGCGAACGCCGGGTTCGCGGCGATCACCGGCGGCGGCCCCGGCGCGATGGAGGCGGTCAACCGCGGGGCCTCCGAGGCGGGCGGCCTTTCCATCGGGCTCGGCATCGAGCTGCCCTTCGAGCAGGGTATGAACCCCTGGGTGGACCTCGGGGTGAACTTCCGCTACTTCTTCACCCGCAAGACCATGTTCATCAAGTACGCCCAGGCGTTCATCTGCCTGCCCGGCGGGTTCGGCACGCTGGACGAGCTGTTCGAGGCGCTGACCCTGGTGCAGACGAAGAAGGTGACCAAGTTCCCGGTGGTGCTGTTCGGCAGCTCGTACTGGGGTGGCCTGCACGACTGGATCCGAGACACCGTGCTGAGCGAGGGCAAGATCGGCGAACGGGACGCCGCGCTGCTGCACGTCACCGACGATATCGACGACGCGGTCCAGATCGTGCTGGAGGCCTACCGCGCGTGGGAGGAAACGCACTAG
- a CDS encoding LOG family protein, which yields MKSICVFCGSSDGRGQEYTEQAAALGGMLARRGITLVYGGASVGIMGVVADAALAEGGTVLGVIPEQLVRAEVAHQGLTELYVVADMHERKAKMSALSEGFLALPGGAGTLEELFEVWTWAQLGLHDKPIGLVDTGGYYRKLVEFIDHMLTEGFLRPSTRELLAVDPDPAVLLEKFAGFAGG from the coding sequence GTGAAGAGCATCTGCGTGTTCTGCGGCTCGTCCGACGGCCGCGGCCAGGAGTACACGGAGCAGGCGGCGGCACTCGGCGGGATGCTGGCCAGGCGGGGCATCACCCTGGTCTACGGCGGCGCGAGCGTCGGGATCATGGGGGTCGTCGCGGACGCCGCGCTTGCCGAGGGCGGCACGGTGCTCGGCGTCATCCCGGAGCAGCTGGTCCGGGCCGAGGTCGCCCACCAGGGGCTGACCGAGCTGTACGTGGTGGCGGACATGCATGAGCGCAAGGCGAAGATGTCCGCGCTGTCCGAGGGGTTCCTCGCGCTGCCCGGTGGCGCCGGCACGCTGGAGGAGCTGTTCGAGGTGTGGACCTGGGCGCAGCTCGGTCTGCACGACAAGCCGATCGGGCTGGTCGACACCGGCGGCTACTACCGCAAGCTGGTCGAGTTCATCGACCATATGCTCACCGAGGGGTTCCTCCGGCCGAGCACCCGCGAGCTGCTCGCCGTGGACCCCGACCCCGCCGTGCTGCTGGAGAAGTTCGCCGGTTTCGCAGGCGGGTAG
- a CDS encoding lysophospholipid acyltransferase family protein, which yields MLHTLIRLTLAPLARLIYRPEVSGAERVPATGPVVLAANHRAAVDTAVLSLVTPRRVRFLGKAEYFTGRGLRGRAMAALLGALGYVPVRRGDAKAGLAALEEGRRVLAAGEVFGIYPEGTRSLDGRLHRGHTGVAALALATGAKVVPVALHGTERVQPVGARLPRPARVRVCFGEPLDFSRYAGLESSQAIRRGVTDEIMYALMELSGQEYVDHYHRLPGEAAA from the coding sequence GTGCTGCACACGCTGATCCGGCTGACCCTGGCCCCGCTGGCCAGGCTGATCTACCGGCCCGAGGTGTCCGGGGCGGAGCGGGTGCCCGCGACGGGTCCGGTGGTGCTGGCTGCCAACCACCGCGCGGCGGTGGACACCGCCGTACTGTCCCTCGTCACCCCGCGCCGGGTGCGGTTCCTCGGCAAGGCGGAGTACTTCACCGGCAGGGGCCTGCGCGGGCGGGCGATGGCGGCACTGCTCGGCGCGCTCGGCTACGTGCCGGTGCGACGCGGCGACGCCAAGGCGGGGCTGGCCGCGCTGGAGGAAGGCCGTAGGGTGCTGGCGGCGGGCGAGGTGTTCGGGATCTACCCGGAAGGCACCCGTTCCCTGGACGGCAGGCTGCACCGCGGGCATACCGGGGTCGCCGCGCTGGCGCTGGCCACCGGCGCGAAGGTGGTGCCGGTGGCCCTGCACGGAACCGAACGGGTCCAGCCCGTCGGCGCCCGGCTTCCCAGGCCGGCCAGGGTGCGGGTGTGCTTCGGCGAGCCGCTGGACTTCTCCCGCTACGCCGGGCTGGAGTCCTCGCAGGCGATCCGGCGCGGGGTGACCGACGAGATCATGTACGCGCTGATGGAGCTGTCCGGTCAGGAGTACGTGGACCACTACCACCGGCTGCCGGGCGAGGCCGCAGCCTGA
- a CDS encoding glucosyl-3-phosphoglycerate synthase — protein sequence MNEAWFARRTWQDPRWSLQELVRAKGGRTVSVVLPALNEEHTVGAVVGSVRPLLGTLVDEIVVADSGSSDRTAEAAAAAGARVVHREEVLPEFDPLPGKGEVLWRSLAATSGDLLVFLDSDLVEPDPGFVPMLLGPLLLAAEVHLVKGFYRRPLRLESDEFGTGGGRVTELLARPVLAALRPALSGLVQPLGGEYAASRQLLESVPFAAGYGVEIGLLLDTEAQYGLDALAQVNLGVRKHRNRSLLQLGVMARQILGTALDRCGVEAGEAAGLTQFVQVAGEWLPDTRQVLVADRPPMREVLAARG from the coding sequence ATGAACGAAGCATGGTTCGCCCGGCGCACCTGGCAGGATCCGCGGTGGTCCCTGCAGGAGCTGGTGCGCGCCAAGGGCGGCCGGACCGTCTCGGTGGTACTGCCCGCGCTGAACGAGGAACACACCGTCGGCGCCGTGGTCGGCTCGGTGCGCCCGCTGCTGGGCACCCTGGTGGACGAGATCGTGGTGGCCGACTCCGGCTCGAGCGACCGCACCGCCGAGGCCGCGGCCGCCGCCGGGGCCAGGGTGGTGCACCGGGAGGAGGTACTGCCGGAGTTCGACCCGCTGCCTGGCAAGGGTGAGGTGCTGTGGCGTTCACTGGCCGCGACCAGCGGTGACCTGCTCGTCTTCCTGGACTCCGACCTGGTCGAGCCCGATCCCGGCTTCGTGCCGATGCTGCTCGGCCCGCTGCTGCTGGCCGCCGAGGTGCACCTGGTGAAGGGTTTCTACCGGCGCCCGCTGCGGCTGGAGAGTGACGAGTTCGGCACCGGCGGTGGCCGGGTGACCGAACTGCTGGCCCGCCCGGTGCTGGCGGCGCTCCGGCCCGCGTTGTCCGGGTTGGTGCAGCCGTTGGGCGGGGAGTACGCGGCCAGCAGGCAGCTGCTGGAGTCGGTTCCGTTCGCCGCCGGTTACGGCGTGGAGATCGGCCTGCTGCTGGACACCGAGGCCCAGTACGGGCTGGACGCGCTGGCGCAGGTCAACCTCGGGGTGCGCAAGCACCGCAACCGTTCGCTGTTGCAACTGGGGGTGATGGCGCGGCAGATCCTGGGCACGGCCCTGGATCGGTGCGGGGTCGAGGCGGGCGAGGCCGCCGGGCTGACCCAGTTCGTGCAGGTCGCGGGGGAGTGGCTGCCGGACACCAGGCAGGTGCTGGTGGCCGACCGGCCGCCGATGCGGGAGGTGCTGGCCGCGCGGGGTTGA
- a CDS encoding DivIVA domain-containing protein gives MTTALIYLIVMLLVAAVVFLLAAVVFGRGEELAPLAPGSSPTRLPAEDLTGEDVTSVKFQLVLRGYKMSEVDWVLRRLGTEIDGLRARVAELEAEREAAR, from the coding sequence GTGACCACCGCGCTGATCTACCTCATCGTCATGCTGCTCGTCGCGGCTGTGGTGTTCCTGCTGGCCGCCGTGGTGTTCGGCCGGGGTGAGGAGCTGGCCCCGCTGGCGCCGGGCAGTTCCCCCACCCGCCTGCCAGCCGAGGACCTGACCGGCGAGGATGTGACCTCGGTGAAGTTCCAGCTCGTGCTACGCGGGTACAAGATGTCCGAAGTGGACTGGGTGTTGCGGCGACTTGGCACCGAGATCGACGGCCTGCGCGCCAGGGTCGCCGAGCTGGAGGCGGAGCGCGAGGCGGCGCGATGA
- a CDS encoding SRPBCC family protein: MTDVVVSVDVAAPAGTTWLALTDWERQGEWMLGTRVRVVEGNGRSVGSRIAAFTGVAGVGFTDTMEITHWEPPIRCAVRHLGKVVRGTGAFHVRENGPHRSVFVWSEQLALPFGPLGKLGWPVVKPAFSAGLWYSLRRFARFAEHYRMGD; this comes from the coding sequence ATGACCGATGTGGTGGTGTCGGTCGACGTGGCCGCGCCGGCCGGGACCACCTGGCTGGCGCTGACCGACTGGGAACGCCAGGGCGAGTGGATGCTCGGCACCAGGGTGCGGGTGGTCGAGGGCAACGGGCGCAGCGTGGGCTCGCGGATCGCCGCGTTCACCGGGGTGGCCGGGGTCGGCTTCACCGACACGATGGAGATCACCCACTGGGAACCCCCGATCCGCTGCGCGGTGCGGCATCTGGGCAAGGTGGTACGCGGTACCGGTGCCTTCCACGTGCGGGAGAACGGGCCGCACCGGTCGGTTTTCGTCTGGTCCGAGCAGCTGGCCCTGCCGTTCGGGCCGCTGGGCAAACTCGGCTGGCCGGTGGTGAAACCCGCGTTCTCCGCGGGACTGTGGTACTCGTTACGCCGCTTCGCTCGGTTCGCCGAGCACTACCGGATGGGGGACTGA
- a CDS encoding DNA-3-methyladenine glycosylase I, protein MELIGADGVPRCSWGNSAPDYATYHDEEWGVPLRGESALFERVTLESFQSGLSWLVILRKRENFRKAFAGFDPELVARFTDADISRLLADASIVRNRAKIEAAITNARATVQLDQPLDELLWSFAPDPGSHRRPASMAEMPAVTPESKAMAKALKKRGFTFVGPTTCYAMMQATGMVDDHIQGCFRATP, encoded by the coding sequence ATGGAATTGATCGGCGCGGACGGCGTACCGCGGTGTTCCTGGGGCAATTCCGCCCCCGACTACGCCACTTACCACGACGAGGAATGGGGTGTTCCGCTGCGCGGGGAGAGCGCCCTGTTCGAGCGGGTCACCCTGGAGTCCTTCCAGTCCGGACTGTCCTGGCTGGTGATCCTGCGCAAACGGGAGAACTTCCGTAAGGCGTTCGCCGGGTTCGACCCTGAGCTGGTGGCCCGGTTCACCGATGCCGATATCAGCAGGCTGCTCGCGGATGCCTCGATCGTGCGCAACCGGGCCAAGATCGAGGCGGCGATCACCAACGCCCGCGCGACCGTACAGCTGGACCAGCCGCTGGATGAGCTGCTCTGGTCCTTCGCCCCCGACCCCGGCAGCCACCGGCGGCCCGCCTCGATGGCGGAGATGCCCGCGGTGACGCCGGAGTCGAAGGCGATGGCCAAGGCACTGAAGAAGCGCGGTTTCACCTTCGTCGGGCCCACCACCTGCTACGCGATGATGCAGGCCACCGGAATGGTCGACGACCATATCCAAGGCTGCTTCCGCGCCACCCCCTGA
- a CDS encoding enoyl-CoA hydratase-related protein produces the protein MTTEDVLLTADTDGVRTLTLNRPKSYNSLTVELKERLLDALRSAAAEDTVRAVVLTGAGKAFCAGQDLKEHVGLLQAGDSAPLRTVAEHYNPIVRAIVQMPKPVISAVNGSAAGAGAAFAYASDLRIAGGSASFLMAFANVGLGPDSGASWTLQRLIGYGRAAELMLMARTVDATEALRIGLVSEVVPDEELAARAHQVAATLAAGPTVAYARIKDVLTTAAESTLEEALAAEDAAQAALGATADHTEAVEAFVAKRRPNFTGS, from the coding sequence GTGACGACCGAGGACGTGCTGCTGACCGCCGACACCGACGGTGTACGCACGCTGACGCTCAACCGCCCCAAGTCGTACAACTCGCTGACCGTCGAACTCAAGGAGCGGCTGCTGGACGCGTTGCGCTCCGCCGCGGCGGAGGACACGGTGCGTGCGGTCGTGCTCACCGGGGCCGGCAAGGCCTTCTGCGCGGGTCAGGACCTCAAGGAACACGTGGGGCTGCTCCAGGCGGGGGACTCGGCGCCGCTGCGCACGGTGGCCGAGCACTACAACCCGATCGTCCGGGCCATCGTGCAGATGCCGAAGCCGGTGATCTCCGCGGTGAACGGCTCCGCGGCAGGCGCGGGCGCCGCCTTCGCCTACGCCAGCGACCTGCGGATCGCGGGCGGCTCGGCGAGCTTCCTGATGGCCTTCGCGAACGTCGGCCTCGGCCCGGACTCCGGCGCCTCCTGGACCCTGCAGCGGCTGATCGGCTACGGGCGGGCGGCGGAGCTGATGCTGATGGCCCGGACCGTGGACGCCACGGAGGCGCTGCGGATCGGCCTGGTCAGCGAGGTCGTACCGGACGAGGAACTGGCCGCCCGCGCGCACCAGGTGGCCGCCACGCTGGCCGCGGGGCCGACGGTCGCCTACGCCCGGATCAAGGACGTGCTGACCACGGCCGCCGAAAGCACCCTGGAGGAGGCACTGGCCGCGGAGGACGCCGCGCAGGCCGCGCTGGGCGCCACCGCCGACCACACCGAGGCGGTGGAGGCCTTCGTCGCCAAGCGCCGCCCGAACTTCACCGGCTCCTAG
- a CDS encoding DUF3117 domain-containing protein, whose protein sequence is MAAMKPRTGDGPLEVTKEGRGLVMRVPLEGGGRLVVELSAEEAKDLGAALQEATG, encoded by the coding sequence ATGGCGGCCATGAAGCCTCGGACTGGAGACGGACCCCTCGAAGTGACCAAGGAGGGGCGGGGCCTCGTGATGCGCGTGCCGCTCGAGGGTGGTGGGCGTCTCGTCGTCGAGCTGTCGGCCGAGGAGGCCAAGGACCTCGGAGCTGCCCTGCAGGAGGCGACTGGCTGA
- a CDS encoding LysR family transcriptional regulator — MADWQLAGELAPGLALLGVLNRTGNLTRTAELLGIPQPTASRRLAALAELVGTPLTVPRGRGIRLTRVGALLAGTAEQALSVLHGGIRQVREEISPERGRVVLGFLHLLGRSYVPELLRRFRADQPGVRFSLVQGSRQDVLDGLIRRSIDLALVAPVPVDDPALRGHWLAEQELFLSVPATHRLAGRTAVTMGELSAEPFVLLEPGYGLRQITDELCAAAGFRPEVAFEGQESDTVRGLVAAGFGVALLPRFEPSPPAEVVELPLRPRVTRSIGLAWPADQEPTPAVAAFREFVIGAQDAASSTRVRAANPVPPGTTSQ; from the coding sequence ATGGCGGATTGGCAGCTCGCCGGGGAGCTGGCCCCGGGGCTGGCCCTGCTCGGGGTGCTCAACCGCACAGGGAATCTCACTCGGACGGCCGAGCTGCTCGGCATCCCGCAACCGACCGCCAGCAGGCGGCTGGCCGCGCTGGCCGAGCTGGTCGGCACGCCGCTCACCGTGCCGCGGGGCAGGGGGATCCGGCTGACCAGGGTGGGTGCGCTGCTGGCCGGCACCGCGGAACAGGCGCTGAGCGTGCTGCACGGCGGCATCCGGCAGGTACGCGAGGAGATCTCGCCGGAGCGCGGGCGGGTGGTACTGGGCTTCCTGCATCTGCTCGGGCGCTCGTACGTGCCGGAGCTGCTGCGCCGGTTCCGGGCCGACCAGCCGGGGGTGCGGTTCAGCCTGGTGCAGGGCTCCCGGCAGGACGTGCTGGACGGCCTCATCCGCCGCAGCATCGACCTCGCGCTGGTCGCCCCGGTGCCGGTGGACGATCCGGCGTTACGCGGGCACTGGCTGGCCGAGCAGGAACTGTTCCTTTCCGTGCCGGCGACCCACCGGCTCGCCGGCCGCACGGCGGTCACGATGGGCGAGCTGAGCGCGGAACCCTTCGTGCTGCTCGAACCGGGCTACGGGCTGCGGCAGATCACCGACGAGCTGTGCGCGGCCGCGGGATTCCGGCCGGAGGTCGCCTTCGAGGGGCAGGAGTCGGACACCGTGCGCGGCCTGGTCGCGGCCGGTTTCGGGGTGGCGCTGCTGCCGCGGTTCGAACCCTCGCCGCCTGCCGAGGTGGTGGAGCTACCGCTGCGGCCGAGGGTGACCCGCTCGATCGGGCTGGCCTGGCCCGCCGATCAGGAACCGACCCCCGCGGTCGCGGCCTTCCGCGAGTTCGTCATCGGCGCCCAGGACGCGGCCAGCTCGACCAGGGTGCGCGCGGCGAACCCGGTGCCGCCCGGCACCACCTCGCAGTAG
- a CDS encoding MFS transporter, translated as MTFAVATAGISSFALLYAPQPVLPQLAAHFHLDPGGASLAISIGTGALAAAVLPIAALSELVGRRPIILASVLGSVLLALLLPLAQSYPLFLLVRALQGVAIAGFPGVAAAYLAEQLGRDGPGSRGVAAAVGVMIAGNTIGGMTGRLASGFTADLLGWQGALTVVTVIALLCSLLTVLALPRGGEAARGGGGHRVRAVLAGLGSALRGRVLLAQYAVALLAMGSFVALYNAAGFRLTGAPLHLSPAVASLVFLAYAMGTVSSAAMGRLVTRFGRVRSLVTALLVTAGGAALTLPDSLPLVVLGFVVLTGGFFAAHAVANGWAAAEAPAGARGQVSGLYTLAYYLGSSIGGTLGSMVYGHAGWGWLVGTTGVWLGLAALGVAGVRWSYARPPAARRPPEAARASAAHPHAPHG; from the coding sequence GTGACCTTCGCCGTGGCCACTGCGGGGATCTCCTCCTTCGCGCTGCTCTACGCCCCGCAACCGGTACTGCCGCAGCTGGCCGCGCATTTTCACCTCGATCCCGGCGGGGCCTCGCTGGCGATCAGCATCGGCACCGGCGCGCTGGCGGCCGCGGTGCTGCCGATCGCCGCGTTGTCCGAGCTGGTCGGCAGGCGCCCGATCATCCTGGCCTCGGTGCTCGGATCCGTGCTGCTGGCGCTGCTGCTCCCGCTCGCCCAGAGCTATCCGCTGTTCCTGCTGGTCCGTGCGTTGCAGGGGGTGGCGATCGCGGGCTTTCCCGGCGTGGCCGCCGCCTACCTCGCCGAGCAGCTCGGCCGGGACGGCCCCGGCTCGCGCGGGGTCGCCGCCGCGGTGGGGGTGATGATCGCGGGCAACACCATCGGCGGGATGACCGGCAGGCTGGCCAGCGGGTTCACCGCTGACCTGCTCGGCTGGCAGGGGGCGCTCACCGTGGTCACCGTGATCGCGTTGCTGTGCTCTCTGCTCACCGTCCTCGCGCTGCCACGCGGCGGCGAGGCGGCCCGCGGCGGTGGTGGGCACCGGGTCCGCGCGGTCCTCGCCGGGCTCGGCAGCGCGCTACGCGGCCGGGTGCTGCTCGCCCAGTACGCGGTCGCGCTGCTGGCCATGGGCTCGTTCGTCGCGCTGTACAACGCGGCAGGCTTCCGGCTCACCGGGGCGCCGTTGCACCTTTCCCCCGCGGTGGCCTCGCTGGTGTTCCTCGCCTACGCGATGGGCACGGTGTCCTCGGCGGCCATGGGCAGGCTGGTCACCCGGTTCGGCAGGGTCCGCTCCCTGGTCACCGCGCTGCTGGTGACGGCGGGCGGGGCGGCGCTGACCCTCCCCGACTCGCTGCCGTTGGTTGTGCTCGGCTTCGTGGTGCTCACCGGCGGTTTCTTCGCCGCGCACGCGGTGGCCAACGGCTGGGCAGCCGCGGAGGCGCCCGCCGGGGCCCGCGGGCAGGTCTCCGGGCTCTACACCCTGGCCTACTACCTGGGCAGCAGCATCGGCGGCACCCTCGGCAGCATGGTCTACGGCCATGCGGGATGGGGCTGGCTGGTGGGCACCACCGGGGTCTGGCTCGGGCTCGCCGCGCTCGGCGTGGCCGGGGTCAGGTGGTCGTATGCGCGGCCACCAGCAGCCCGGCGCCCACCGGAAGCAGCGCGGGCATCAGCCGCTCATCCTCACGCACCGCACGGGTGA